The Meiothermus sp. region CCCGACCATTCGTGGGAACCGCCCTAACCCACCTCCTACCACCCACCCCCCATCTTGTGCGACATCGAAAGTTGGCTACAAGCCTAGTGTTGGTATAAAGGGCTACCAAGCCCCTGAACCTCACCTCGAGCAGTCCAGCTTGAAGCGGAGGCTGGGGTTGGGCGTATTGAAGGTCAGGTTGTACTTCTGCTTGATGTTGTTGGTGTCCATCTCGATGAGGAGCTTGGTGGGAGGGTCGGTGCGGCTTTGCGGGAAGTTGAGCTGGGCCGTGACAGCAGCGCCCTGGGGAATGGCTGCGTTGTAGATTTTGTCGTTGTAATCGCGTCCTAGAGCGCCCGAGTCGTTGCGTACGGTGGCGCCGTCGGCGAAGGCCAGGGTGAGGCTCGAGAGGTCTTTGAAGCCGGCGTTCCAGGCTTCCAGCGTTTTGGTGGTGGCGTTGCGGACTTCCAGGGTGACCGCCCACACCTTGAGGCCGTTCACCTCGGTCGACTCAACCTTGGTGGCCCGCGCCCGCCAGATGCCGTTAAAGAGCCACTCGTTCAGGCAGCCCTCGAGGCTGGCCCGCTGGTCGGCCCCGCCCGCCGGCGAACCGCTCAGGCTCACGGTATTGCCCGAGACCGCGGCGGTAACCCCCAGGGCCCGCAGCGCACTGAGGGGCACGTAGGTCTGCCCCCCCACCACAATGGCCTTGCTGCTCTGGGCCTGTCCGTTTACCACCAGGTTGAGCTGCCGCTGCACCGCCTGGGCCAGCACCAGGCCCAGCGCACCCACCACCACCCAAGCCAAAATTCTGCTATTCATAGCTGCTCCTTGTAGTGTCTAGGGTCTATAGTCGATGGTCGATCGTCAATAGCCTGAACCCGAGACTATCGGCAGAAAACCATCGGCGATTGACTATGAACCACTGACTATTGACTATGGACTACCGACTATCGTCATTTGCTTACGGGGCTTGCACCGTCCCCATGCCGGTTACGAAGGTGGCAGCGAGGGTACTTTTGGAAACTTGGCCCTGGGTGCCGCTATTTTCCTCCACCAGCAAATAGAAGGTCTTGGGGCCCGCACTGTCCACTGGGAATACCCGCTCGCTGCTGACAATCTGGGTATAGGTCCAGTTGGGCAAACCTCCGGGAAGCGAGATGCGCTTGTCCTGGTCAGGGCGGATGACATCGGGTTCGTTGGCCAAAGCCACCGTGAAGAGGGCGTTGCCTCCGGTGTACACGATATTGAGTTGGAGGCTGGCGCTGACCCTTACATACCCAGGCCCCGGCACGTTGATGGTCACGCTGCGACTCAAGTAGTTGGGGGAATTGGGAATGTCGGTGGTATCCGATTCCACGGTCTGTGCCACGCCGGGGAGGGCGTTGTTCAGAGCGGCAAAGTTGGCATTGACTTCGGCGGCGCGGATGGGATTACCGGCGGTGAAGGTATGGGGCAGATTGATGCCTGCCAAGGCCCACAGTCCAAGGCTAGACAGCGCGAAACCCAGCGCCAAAAAGAAGAGGTTTCTGTTGGGCATAGCGGTGCCTCACAAACGCACGTTGACCCCGCCCCGCAGGCCAAAACCGGCATTGGGGCCGTTGAAGGTGAAGACCCCCTCGAGGAAGGTATACACGTTGCCGGTGGGGAGCTCGAGGCCCGCCGCCAGGGCGAAGATGGGGCCGGTCACACCCCCGCTCGAGAACAGCAGCCCCAGGCTGGGGCCGGCGTAAATTTGCAGCGGGTCGAGGTTCAGGCTTGCCAGCGGCCCCGCGCTGACGGTGGCGGTAAAGCTGCTGCTGAGGGCGGCATCGGCCACCGCCCGCAGATGCACCGTGAGCGGGCTGGCCTGCACCAGGTTGCGAACCGTGAACTGCACATTGCCCTGTGCCGAGGAGCCCCCGCTCCCGGCGTTGAAGCTTAGGCCGCCCCCCACGCTAAACTGCTGAGCCCAGGCACACGAAAGCAGGAGCAAGAACCCGAGTATCCAGGCGTTTTTCATGCCTTCACCTCCATCAGAGCTGCTTGATGACCAGCACGTTGAACTTGGCTCCGTCAGGCATGTCAATCCCATCGGCACGGAAGATGCGCCAGCGGCCTGTGCCGCTATCATAGGAAACCCCAATGGGCGCATTGATGAAGGGATCGGCACCTGAGCTTACGTGGGTAACGATTAAGATTGCGTTGGAATTGTTATTTGTTTGGGGGTTGTCCAGCGTGGTGCGCGGGCCGTTGATGTTGGCAGCTGTTGCGGTGTGTAAGAAGGCGGGTTTGTTGCCTCTTACCCCGATGCTGCCGTCCACCAACAATGCAGTGCCCGTCGCGGTAGCTTTAGCCGAGACCCCAGCACCCGAACCACCAAGCGATTCACCCTCAACGCCGATTCCATCTGAACCCGAGGTGCCCCTGACACCCCAGCCTGTGCCGGCAACCTCTCCTTGTAGAGCGACGCTTAGCGCACCATTATTTCGCACCTTAAAGCCTGCATTGGGTGGAACATTGCTCCCAACGAGGCTTGTCCCGAAACTGGCTCCTATGGGCCGCTCCTCGAGGGCCTCCACCGCATTCCGCAAGATGGTGAAGTTCTGGTTGACCTCGCTGGCCTTGATGGGCGTGCCAGCGCTGAAGCTGGTGAGCGCCCCCACGCTCAGCGCCCAAAGCCCAGAAGCCACCATGCCTGCACCCAGAGTAAAGAAGAAAAGGTTTTTCCCGCGCATACGCCCTCCTACTGCCAGTTGGCCTGATCCCATCGGCTGTTGTCCCAGATGCCTGCATTGCCGCCGCCACCGCCCCCACAGGCCACCAGGGTGGCCAGAATTAGGGCCAGGAGGGCGAGCCGTCCAAGGGTTTGTTTCATGGGTTGCTCCCTTTGGGATGGCTTCAGCGAATCCCAAAAACCCGCCCGCCCGAGTTTCGGCAGAGCTGCTCCAGGTACTGCAAGAGCAACAGCGGGCTCTCGAACTCGAGCCGCCTGCCGGTTTCGGGGTCCAAGAGAACCGCCCGCCAGGGTTGCTGGGGCGTGGCCGGCTCGAGGTGCAGCACCAGGTCGAGCGGTTGGGGAGGCTTCGCTTCCATCGCCAGGCCAAGGCTAGCAAGGGGTGCGTCACTCGAACGTCATTGCCAGCCGGGCCCGGAGAGCCCCCTCGCCGACGCTGCGAAACCGGGCGATGCCGCCGTGCAGCGCAAGGGCTTGCTCGAGGTCGGCTCGGGCCTTAGCCCGCTCCATAAGCGCCAGCCAGGCCCCGCCTCGGCTATAAAGGACGTTTATTTTCTGGGTCTCGCTGCGGGCGGTTTCGAGGGCCTCCTGGGCCAGACGCAGGGCGGCTTTGGGGTTGTGCTGGGCCAGCTCGAGCTCGGCGTAAAGCTGTTTGACCTCGGAGGCGCCCCACTGAAGGTTTTCCGCGAGCTCTAAGGCCCGCTCCAGATCCCGCGTGGCCTCGGCGGTCTGGCCCAACCCCAGCCAGGCCTCGGCCCGCACCAACAGAGCTATCAACTCCTGGCGTTGTACCCCGCCCTGCCGGGCTTTCTGGAGGATGTCCTCGGTCTCGCCGATGGCTTTGGCGTAACAACCCTGGCCCAGGTGCACCCGCGCCCGCACCATCCCAATGCGCTCTTGCAAGAGCCAGAAGCTCGAGGGGGCCGGGCTGTGCTGCCGCATCAGGCCCTCGGCCTGCTCGATCCAGTCCAGGGCCTCGGTAGGCCGTTCCTGGAGCATCAGGGTCAGGCTATGGCAAAGCCGGGCCTCAATCTGGTGATAGGGCGTGAGGCTTTGCGCCAGCTTGAGCGCCTCGAGCCCGTCCTGGTGGGCTTCTTGCAAGAGCCCCAGGTCGCGCTGGTAGTGAGTCACAAAAACCAGCGGGTAGAAGGCTTCGGCAGGGGAAACCTCGAGGGCATACGCGTAGGCCCGGCGGCTGGCCTCCATTGCGCCGAACAGGTCGTACTGGTCGTCGAGCACCATCCCCCGGTAGAACCAGACGCTCGAGCGCTGGAGGGGTGTCCGGGCGATTTGCTGCATCTCCTCGAGCTGGGCTAGTTGTTCCTTGGGGCCGGCATGCCCGACCTGGCGGCTCAAATAAAAGCGCTGGTTGAGGGCCTCGAAGCGCTGGGGGTGTTCGGGGGGCAGATTTTCCAGGGTTCGCAAAAAGTACCCGTCGGCCTCCTGGTAGGCCCCCAAGCCGTGGGTTTGCAAGGCGGCTCTGAGCCACCACACCGCGGCCTGTTCGGACTGTCCGGCCATTTGGAAATAGCCGGCCACCAGGGCCGGGTGTACCGCCTGCTGGGCAAAGTGCTGGGCCAGGCGGGCCGAAATCAGCTTGCGGCGGTCGGGTTGCAGGGTTTCGGCAATGGTGCGGGCGATTAGGTCGTGGGTGAAGCGGTAGCCCTGGGGCGTGTTCTTCAGCAGTTGATGCTGGCAGGCCTGCTCCAGCGCCTCGCAGACCTCCCAGTCCGAAAGCGCGGTGGCCTGGGCCAGCAGGTAGGAGCCGAAGGTTTCCTCGCCGACCAGCGCTGCTACTTCCAGGCTGCGCCGCACCGCCGCCCCCTGGTGCTCGAGGCGGCCCAGGATGGCCTGGCGCACGCTGGGGGCGATGGGCAGCTCGGTGTAGTCGTGGGTAGACTCGTCGTAAGGGGTCTCCCACACGCCGCCTTCCCCCAGTCGTAGCTCACCGGACTCGAAGAGGCTACGCAGGGTCTCCAGCACAAAGAGCGGGTTGCCCGAGGTGGCCCGGTAGACCCGCTGCGGAAACAGCCGGGCTGGCCGCCCGGAAAGGTGGGCAATGAGTTCGGCCACCTCGAGCTCGCTCAGGGGTTCTAGCTCGAGCCAGACGGCCCGCTGGCCGTTACGCCAGTCTTGATAGCGACGGGCTACTTCCGGCCCCACCTCGTCGGGGCGCACCGTGACCACCAACCGAGCCGACGCCCCGCGCTGCTCCAGCCCCACCGCCAGCGCCCGGAGGCTCCAGGGGTCGCTGTAGTGCTCGTCCTCGCTGAGAAAAACCGTGCTGCCGTGGGCTTCTATTATCAACTCCACCAGCCCCGAGAAAAACCGCACCAGGGTGCTTTCGTCCAGCGGCGGCGGAGGGGTGTCCCACAACTCGGGCACCAGCCGGGAAGCCTCGAGGCGTATCCAGCTTTTTGGCTTCAGGTCGGGCTTGGTGCTCAGGGCCTGGCGCACCCAGCGGGTCATGGAAGCGTAGGGGGTTGGCCCGTCGCCGGGTTGGCCCGAGAGCGTAATGTAGGGGCCCTTGTCGGCCAGCAATTCTTTGGCCAGGCGGCTCTTGCCCACCCCTGCCGGGCCGGCGATGAGGAGGACTTTTTGGTGTTGCCAGGCCACCTCGAGCCGCTTCAGAGCGGAGGCTCGCCCTACCAGCGGCGGGTTGAAATGGGGGCTGCTGGAGCGGTTCCCACGAATAGTCGGTGCAGCGGTTTTTGCCGTACCGACTACAATACGACGCACCGCGTGCGCCTTATTGGTGGGAAACGC contains the following coding sequences:
- a CDS encoding BTAD domain-containing putative transcriptional regulator gives rise to the protein MLQIELLGSPKLRCEDRELDLPRKAVALLAFLALEGRQPRHRLVELLWGGHAESRGQHNLRQTLYRLSNSPLGAYILAGREQLELVGFGLDVQRFLAQVEAQHWPEALATYKGEFLQGLELEEETYSDWLRRWRERLGRLWAVALEGQAKQLEASGKIQLALELYRELIRHDELQEHFHREAMRLYALLGQTEGALQQYKRLCEVLQRELALEPLPETQALAEQIRRRKPTPRVQPEARIAFPTNKAHAVRRIVVGTAKTAAPTIRGNRSSSPHFNPPLVGRASALKRLEVAWQHQKVLLIAGPAGVGKSRLAKELLADKGPYITLSGQPGDGPTPYASMTRWVRQALSTKPDLKPKSWIRLEASRLVPELWDTPPPPLDESTLVRFFSGLVELIIEAHGSTVFLSEDEHYSDPWSLRALAVGLEQRGASARLVVTVRPDEVGPEVARRYQDWRNGQRAVWLELEPLSELEVAELIAHLSGRPARLFPQRVYRATSGNPLFVLETLRSLFESGELRLGEGGVWETPYDESTHDYTELPIAPSVRQAILGRLEHQGAAVRRSLEVAALVGEETFGSYLLAQATALSDWEVCEALEQACQHQLLKNTPQGYRFTHDLIARTIAETLQPDRRKLISARLAQHFAQQAVHPALVAGYFQMAGQSEQAAVWWLRAALQTHGLGAYQEADGYFLRTLENLPPEHPQRFEALNQRFYLSRQVGHAGPKEQLAQLEEMQQIARTPLQRSSVWFYRGMVLDDQYDLFGAMEASRRAYAYALEVSPAEAFYPLVFVTHYQRDLGLLQEAHQDGLEALKLAQSLTPYHQIEARLCHSLTLMLQERPTEALDWIEQAEGLMRQHSPAPSSFWLLQERIGMVRARVHLGQGCYAKAIGETEDILQKARQGGVQRQELIALLVRAEAWLGLGQTAEATRDLERALELAENLQWGASEVKQLYAELELAQHNPKAALRLAQEALETARSETQKINVLYSRGGAWLALMERAKARADLEQALALHGGIARFRSVGEGALRARLAMTFE